In a single window of the Syngnathus typhle isolate RoL2023-S1 ecotype Sweden linkage group LG19, RoL_Styp_1.0, whole genome shotgun sequence genome:
- the map3k15 gene encoding mitogen-activated protein kinase kinase kinase 15 isoform X2: MEAGQSAQAADCMAGEHSTAMCMLERERERDRERAELSSPSPPAKQRSLRVVYVLNDGLKAVMASSPESGALQCLQRACDAESALLTTVTFGRLDFGETSVLDSFYDADVAVVDMSDVFRQPSLFYHLGVRESFDMANNVILYHDTDPDTAQSLKDMVAQKNTASSGNYYFIPYIVTPNHEYTCCESDAQRRASEYMQPSWDNLLGPLCVPLMDRFTSLLKDIHVTSCASFKDTLLNDIRKAREKYQGEELAKELSRIKLRIDNTEVLTQDIVMNLLFSYRDIQDYDAMVKLVQTLEMLPTCDLATQPMIQFHYAFALNRRNSPGDREQALRVMLHVLQSCEHPAPDMFCLCGRIYKDIFLDSDCKDTKNRDNAIQWYRKGFELQPTLYSGINLAVLLIVAGQQFESSMELRKIGVRLNSLLGRKGSLEKMNNYWDVGQFFTVSMLASDIPKATQAAEKLFKLKPPLWYLRSVVQNLQLIQRFKKQLVEHSPQRDRLNFWMDIIVEATQGTTNRLRFPVLILEPTKVYQPSYVSINNEAEEKNVSIWHVSPAETKGIHEWNFTAMSIKGISISKFDERCCFLYVHDNSDDFQIYFSTEEQCARFCSMVKEMISDGTGNSVELEGEGDGDTLEYEYDTDETGDRVVLGRGTYGVVYAGRDVSNQVRIAIKEIPERDSRYSQPLHEEIALHKYLKHRNIVQYLGSVSENGYIKIFMEQVPGGSLSALLRSKWGPLKEATIIFYTRQILEGLRYLHENQIVHRDIKGDNVLVNTYSGVLKISDFGTSKRLAGVNPCTETFTGTLQYMAPEIIDKGPRGYGAPADIWSLGCTIIEMATGKPPFHELGEPQAAMFKVGMFKIHPEIPESLSPEAKSFILRCFEPDPHKRALASDLLRDTFVRHNAKGKKSKIAFKASDYIHVSLPVQLQCEAAGSSSSEHGSMSPDCDSKHDVFFHKKKSSGSENLLKPPNSNYLSVPDEGSVSEDRSGAPPSPEDRDGGLFLLKKDSERRAILFKVLNEDQEKVISNLKENYIQGSEELQLSVEHIKQIICILRDFIHSPERRVMAATISKLKLDLDFDSTSINQIQLVLFGFQDSVNKVLRNHHIKPHWMFAMDNIIRRAVQAAITILIPELQTHFGPASDCEGAEKDDEVDEEEADFGPVLASAEPGTPAEPTPHSAGAVPHPAHEHQRSHHHQMGAQLGRLKQETSRLLEELLHKEREYQQVLKATLQQRTQDLDLVRVRHRAPDISPPSIFHIPADHEPDKQLADWLKKQGADPETIDKFALEEYTLTDVLNEVTRDDLRCLRLRGGVLCRIWRAIQRHRERARPKGDERSEDEA, from the exons ATGGAAGCCGGCCAGAGCGCGCAAGCGGCGGATTGCATGGCGGGCGAGCACTCGACCGCTATGTGTATGCTGGAGCGGGAGCGAGAGCGGGACCGGGAGCGGGCTGAGCTGTCCAGCCCCAGCCCGCCGGCCAAGCAGCGCTCCCTGCGGGTGGTTTACGTGCTGAACGACGGGCTGAAGGCGGTGATGGCGAGCAGCCCGGAGTCCGGCGCTCTGCAGTGTCTGCAGCGGGCGTGCGACGCCGAGAGCGCCCTACTCACCACCGTCACCTTCGGCAGGCTCGACTTTGGGGAGACCTCCGTGCTGGACAGCTTCTACGACGCAG ACGTTGCGGTGGTGGACATGAGCGACGTCTTCCGCCAGCCGTCCTTGTTCTACCACCTGGGCGTGAGGGAGAGCTTCGACATGGCCAACAACGTCATCTTGTACCACGACACCGACCCCGACACGGCTCAGTCGCTCAAG GATATGGTTGCTCAGAAGAATACA GCATCCAGCGGCAACTACTACTTCATCCCCTACATCGTGACGCCCAACCACGAGTACACCTGCTGCGAGAGTGACGCCCAGCGGAGGGCCAGCGAGTACATGCAGCCCAGCTGGGACAACCTCTTGGGGCCTCTGTGTGTTCCCCTAATGGACCGCTTCACCAGCCTGCTCAAGGACATACATGTCACATCCTG CGCCTCCTTCAAGGACACCTTGCTCAACGACATCCGGAAGGCCAGGGAGAAGTATCAAGGCGAGGAGCTGGCTAAGGAGCTCTCCCGCATCAAGCTCCGCATCGACAACACCGAAGTCCTCACGCAGGACATTGTCATGAATCTGCTCTTCTCTTACAGGGACATTCAG GACTACGATGCCATGGTCAAACTGGTGCAGACCTTGGAGATGCTGCCCACTTGTGACCTGGCGACACAGCCCATGATCCAGTTCCACTACGCCTTTGCGTTAAACAG GAGGAACAGTCCTGGCGACAGGGAGCAGGCCCTACGTGTGATGCTCCACGTCCTACAGTCGTGCGAACACCCGGCTCCTGACATGTTCTGCCTGTGCGGGCGAATATACAAGGACATTTTCCTGGACTCTGACTGCAAGGACACCAAGAACAGGGACAACGCTATACAGTG GTACAGGAAGGGCTTTGAGCTGCAGCCTACCCTCTACTCAGGCATTAACCTGGCCGTCCTCCTCATAGTTGCTGGCCAACAGTTTGAGAGCTCCATGGAATTGAGGAAAATTG GTGTTAGGTTGAACAGTCTGTTGGGACGCAAAGGTTCCCTGGAGAAAATGAACAACTACTGGGATGTGGGCCAGTTCTTCACTGTTAGCATGCTGGCTAGCGACATCCCGAAAGCCACCCAAGCTGCCGAGAAGCTCTTTAAGCTGAAGCCACCTCTCTG GTACCTGCGTTCTGTGGTGCAGAACCTACAGCTAATCCAGAGGTTTAAAAAGCAGTTGGTGGAACATTCCCCCCAGAGGGACAGACTCAACTTCTGGATGGACATCATCGTGGAGGCCACGCAGGGCACCACCAACCGACTGCGTTTTCCC GTGCTGATCCTGGAGCCCACTAAAGTGTACCAGCCTTCTTACGTGTCCATCAACAACGAGGCCGAAGAGAAGAACGTCTCCATCTGGCATGTGTCCCCTGCTGAAACG AAAGGCATCCACGAGTGGAACTTCACCGCCATGTCTATCAAAGGCATCAG CATCAGCAAGTTTGACGAACGTTGCTGCTTCCTCTATGTCCACGACAACTCTGATGACTTCCAGATTTATTTCTCCACCGAGGAGCAGTGTGCTCG GTTCTGCTCCATGGTGAAGGAGATGATATCGGACGGCACGGGTAACTCCGTGGAGTTGGAGGGCGAAGGAGACGGAGACACCTTGGAG TACGAGTACGACACGGACGAGACGGGCGACCGGGTGGTGCTCGGGCGAGGCACCTACGGAGTGGTGTACGCCGGGAGGGACGTCAGCAACCAGGTCCGAATTGCCATCAAGGAGATTCCGGAGAGAGACAGCAG GTACTCGCAACCTCTTCACGAAGAGATTGCCCTCCACAAGTACCTGAAGCACAGGAACATCGTTCAATACTTGGGCTCCGTTTCCGAGAATGGATACATCAAGATCTTCATGGAGCAAGTCCCCGGAG GGAGTTTGTCAGCATTGCTGCGCTCCAAGTGGGGTCCGCTGAAGGAAGCCACCATCATCTTCTACACCCGGCAGATCCTGGAGGGCCTGCGCTACCTGCACGAGAACCAGATCGTCCACAGGGACATCAAG GGTGACAACGTGCTGGTCAACACCTACAGTGGCGTCCTGAAGATTTCAGACTTTGGTACCTCCAAGCGGCTGGCAGGAGTCAACCCCTGCACCGAGACCTTCACGG GCACTCTGCAGTACATGGCTCCGGAGATCATCGACAAGGGTCCCCGAGGTTACGGAGCCCCGGCCGACATCTGGTCCCTGGGATGCACCATCATCGAAATGGCAACCGGGAAACCTCCCTTCCACGAGCTGGGCGAGCCGCAAGCCGCCATGTTTAAG GTGGGCATGTTCAAAATCCACCCGGAGATCCCCGAGTCTTTGTCGCCGGAGGCTAAGTCGTTCATCCTGCGCTGCTTCGAGCCCGACCCCCACAAGCGAGCGCTGGCCTCCGACCTCCTGAGGGACACCTTTGTGCGACACAACGCCAAGGGCAAGAAGAGCAAAATCGCATTCAAGGCCTCAG ACTACATCCACGTTTCGCTGCCGGTGCAGCTCCAGTGCGAGGCCGCAGGgagcagcagcagtgagcaCGGTTCCATGAGTCCCGACTGCGACTCCAAACACGACgtcttcttccacaaaaagaAAAGCTCTGGCTCGGAGAATCTGCTCAAGCCGCCCAACTCCAACTACCTGAG CGTTCCGGACGAGGGTTCGGTGTCGGAGGACCGCAGCGGGGCCCCGCCCTCGCCGGAGGACAGGGACGGCGGCCTCTTCTTGCTCAAGAAGGATAGTGAGAGGAGAGCTATTTTGTTCAAGGTCCTCAACGAGGACCAGGAGAAGGTCATCTCCAACCTGAAGGAGAATTACATCCAG GGCAGCGAGGAGCTGCAACTGTCTGTGGAGCACATCAAGCAGATCATCTGCATCCTGCGAGACTTCATCCATTCCCCAGAGAGGCGCGTCATGGCGGCCACCATCTCCAAGCTCAAGCTGGACCTGGATTTTGACTCCACCTCCATCAACCAGATCCAGTTGGTGCTTTTCGGCTTCCAGGACTCA GTGAACAAGGTCTTGAGGAATCATCACATCAAACCTCACTGGATGTTCGCCATGGACAACATCATCCGCAGGGCTGTGCAGGCCGCCATCACTATTCTCATTCCAG AGCTTCAGACGCACTTCGGCCCAGCGTCGGACTGCGAGGGAGCGGAGAAGGACGACGAGGTggatgaggaggaggcagaCTTCGGTCCGGTGTTGGCCTCGGCTGAGCCCGGGACCCCCGCCGAGCCCACGCCGCATTCGGCCGGCGCTGTGCCGCACCCGGCCCACGAGCACCAGCGCTCGCACCACCACCAGATGGGCGCGCAACTGGGCCGCCTCAAGCAAGAGACCAGCAG GCTTCTGGAGGAACTGTTGCACAAGGAGCGAGAGTACCAGCAGGTGCTGAAGGCCACGCTGCAACAGCGCACCCAAGACCTGGACCTGGTCCGAGTCCGCCACAGAGCACCAG ACATTTCTCCTCCCTCCATCTTCCACATTCCGGCGGACCACGAGCCGGACAAGCAGCTCGCCGATTGGCTGAAGAAGCAAGGGGCGGACCCGGAGACTATCGATAAG TTTGCGCTGGAAGAATACACGCTGACTGACGTCCTGAACGAGGTCACCAGAGACGATTTACGCTGTCTCCGCCTCAG GGGCGGCGTCCTTTGCCGGATCTGGCGGGCCATCCAGAGGCACCGGGAGCGAGCGAGGCCGAAGGGAGACGAACGCTCGGAGGACGAAGCCTGA